In Cyclobacteriaceae bacterium, the DNA window GATGGATTGCAGATCACAGACCGCTTTCAAACATTACTAAATCCAGGAAGGAGAATACCTGATTTCATTACCGGACTCACGGGCATCTCTACGGAAATGGTGATGAAAGCACCTTCCTTTGAAGAAATAGCTTCCGAGATTTATGATTGGCTGAAAGACAGGGTATTCGTAGCACACAATGCCCACTTTGATTACAGCTTTATAAAAAAAGAATTTGATGATGCTGGTATTCAATGGGGACCCAGAAAACTTTGTACAGTACGACTTGGAAGAAAAATTATTCCGGGACTTGATTCTTATAGCCTTGGGAGATTATCGGAAAGTCTTGGCATAAAGATATTGGACCGTCACCGTGCAGGAGGAGATGCTGAAGCCACGGCAAAAATTTTTGACATTTACCTCAAGCGTGATATGGAAGGTGTCATTGCCAAAGCTTTAAAGCGAAGTTCAGGCGAAACGACTCTTCCACCTAATCTGGCAAAAGAAGAATTTGATAAGCTGCCCTCCAAAGCCGGAGTATATTATTTTCTTGATGCGCGTGATAAGGTGATCTATGTTGGCAAGGCAAACAATATTAAAAAGAGAATAGCCGGACATTTTAGCGGTGAAGCACGTGAATGGAACAGATCTAACATTCGTAATGAGATTCATCGCATCAATTATGAACTTACAGGGAATGAACTCATCGCGCTCATTCTTGAATCGCAGGAAATAAGAAAGCTTTGGCCGAAGTATAACCTTGCTCAAAAGTATAAGCTTGAAGAGTGGGGCATCTTTGAATACGAAGATCAAAAGGGATACCTGCGCTTTGTAGTAAATGTTGTTACTAAAAACTCAAAGCCATTGATCACGTTCAGTTCGAAAAGTGATGCGTGGAGTTTTTTGTGGGAAAAAGTAAAAGCATTTGACCTTTGCCCTAAGCTTTCAGGATTACAAATAGCGAAAGGCCCGTGCTATGCACATCAGTCGGGTGGATGTAAAGGAGCCTGTGAGGGTAAGATTTCCTCAGAGTCTTACAATCAAAGTATGCAGCAGTCGATCGACACCTTTTTTGGTGAAGGAGAAACGGTGGCTATCATTGGACGGGGAAGAGAGTCGGAGGAGCGATCACTTATTTTGGTGGAGAAAGGAAGCTACCTCGGCTTTGGATTTGTCAGCCAGGATATTGCCATTGATGATTTTGAATCCGCCAAAAATTATATCCACCTGAGCAAGGATAACCGGGTCGTGCAAAACCTCGTTAATTCTTATTTATTAAACCCCCGCGGCACCGAGATTATTCCATTTTAACCCCTCCTTTTGCCGATTGAATAACCGTGCAAATCTTATTGAATTTTTAAAACCCAA includes these proteins:
- a CDS encoding GIY-YIG nuclease family protein, which translates into the protein MYAIVDIETTGGYAENHRMTEIAIYHHDGLQITDRFQTLLNPGRRIPDFITGLTGISTEMVMKAPSFEEIASEIYDWLKDRVFVAHNAHFDYSFIKKEFDDAGIQWGPRKLCTVRLGRKIIPGLDSYSLGRLSESLGIKILDRHRAGGDAEATAKIFDIYLKRDMEGVIAKALKRSSGETTLPPNLAKEEFDKLPSKAGVYYFLDARDKVIYVGKANNIKKRIAGHFSGEAREWNRSNIRNEIHRINYELTGNELIALILESQEIRKLWPKYNLAQKYKLEEWGIFEYEDQKGYLRFVVNVVTKNSKPLITFSSKSDAWSFLWEKVKAFDLCPKLSGLQIAKGPCYAHQSGGCKGACEGKISSESYNQSMQQSIDTFFGEGETVAIIGRGRESEERSLILVEKGSYLGFGFVSQDIAIDDFESAKNYIHLSKDNRVVQNLVNSYLLNPRGTEIIPF